The Daphnia pulex isolate KAP4 chromosome 6, ASM2113471v1 genome contains the following window.
ATCtccaaatccaaaaacattctCTTTGTTCTCTTCCATCATCAACATTTGACGGAAGGATTCTATCAATGAAAGAGTAGCCAGACACTCAGACAGCTTTTGGAATGTTGATGTGGCTCCCCTGTCCTGAAAATAATTGACAAGACACAAATGACGAGAATGAAACCAACAATTCATATTTGAATGCTGAAtctgaaatcaaaaaagaagtgagCATAGTGTTCCCACTCCAGCATGCAGCATGTACTAGAGTGCAGCAAAAAATGGAACACCTGATCAGCACCAAGTTTTAACAAAAGTTTAACCAATTATCGTGATACTTCAACGAAAAAACATCCTATGTCCTACATCCAATGCCCTCAGCAACGAAAAGCTGAAAACCTCGTAAAGCTTTGGGGATTCATCGATTATCTTCTACTAACGTTTTTCACGAGTCCCCCCATGAACTACGTAAACGTCTTCTATTTTACGGGTATTTGCTATTTAATACTCATAGACTTTTACAAATCAGATATAAACTCAAATtacgaaagagaaaacgaaaccAGGAGCAGACTCAGCAGAAGTCGTGAACAGAGAAGTAACAACGCCAACAcgaaacaaatacaacttgatCTCGGTCGTTGCCTTGGTCGTTTGGAGTCTTTGGACGAACCCTATACAGACCTTCATGGGTACGACGGTTAGGAGAGAATAACCCGTGCTTCATCAATATCATAAGCGGGATGGTAGTACGATTGTTTCACAAAtaaggatttttaaaatgctaaaatagcaaaattagaagaagaaaaaagaggtggATTGAGACTTGAGAGCACTCAAGGTAAAGTTTATAAACATTTGATATATTTGAATGATATattacatttctttatttattcatatAGGGTGCATTTCCCTTAAAAACTGCAATTACATCTTTAAAAGAGTTGTACAAGGACGAGGCTGAAAAGCCGCTACAGCCCTCCCTACTTTGCTCTACAGCCCAACATACTGTACACCGAACTGCCTAAGCAGAcaccaataaaaacaaaagtgaaatcaTGCGAGGATCTTCTACCTGGAGAGATTCCCCTACCTGAGATGAACTCCAGCAAATATAGGTAAGCTATTATTATAATGAcatgtataatatatatgtAGATATCTCATTTTTTCCCTATAGATGCTATGAACGTAATCATCCCAGGGAGTTTCGGCAATGGCTCTTAAGCAACAGATAAAGGGTGCCATGACTCAAAAGTTAAATCATTGCTTGCCagaatccaaaatttggcaaaaaaatacaaggcactaaaatttcattttcaaaggcattttttatgaaaattctgctgttgtttgtttaGTCTTTCACAGTAGTAGTTGTCCTTCAAAGTATTCCGTCAGGTTTTCATAAAACTTAAACTTCTCAATTTATGTACTCTAAATGTCTTCAaactcaaatttgttttggaaatccagaaaaaaaagaataattcaaatcataaaaaaaacaatatttatttgtacATTTCAGTACTTGGACATAGACAATGTAAATCGCCCCCTAACTCATCAAGAAATGAGTTAGTAACGGTCGAACACCATCATACGGTCGGATCCGCTAAACCACCCCGGATAAATCTGGTTGAGTGCTATTCCATCCATATAGAGAAAATTATGGACCCCCTTTTCCATACACTCTCCTCTTATCCCCTTCTTAAAAAAACTCGTCGACAAATTTTCgaaattactttttaatttttaaagctGTACTTCGGCAGTGGCAAGTTTTACTGCaagaaattttcttcattgaaAGACACGcactaagaaaataagtctTTAAACTTTTCTAGAAAACAATTTCCTGAAGATTATGAATCGTCCTTTATCACCAATCTTCTGGAATTCATCTTTCAAAGGCATTGACAAAAGGGAATAATTTTGACAAGCCGAGATTCGCCCATcatatcaaaattttattgctcTTGTTGTGATGCAGTTGCGAAACCTGGTCGACATCCGATTTGTGAAGAACAGACAGTAAGGGAAATGTAAGAGATTCATTATTGAtggggagaaaaggaaagtatgggtccccccttttttcatactttccttttctcgctTTTGTTCCCTCGGGCCAATTCTCTGAAGATTCGgtcaagaaaaaagtaaacaacaggggaaaacattttttaaaaaatacaaggaATAAGATCTGGAGACACAAATTGCTACACAATTATTTAATGTGACAAAGATGTCACATTAAATGGCAGGATAACTTTTTACTGTTGTGGATTTTGCTTTGCGCTTATGTAGCTCGATGTAGAGTGAACTGTACAGTGAAGCTAGGAGTGTTGTTGCGGCTTTCCCAGGCTCGTGCTTGTACGACTCTTTTATAGATGAAATACTaccaatatttatttataaatgaaATACATAGGTTGCAATGTAGCCGCTACGTTTATTTGTTACagccttttattctttttcttattttaaattcaaaattatttttatttcctataatttcaaattatacATTTCACTAATTTTTATGATAAAAATCGGCATAAAATTGGAGTTTCATTGGCATAAATTTTCGAACTTCGAAAAGTTTTGTTCTCGCCTTGcttatttcaagaaaaagaagatcaaACGGTGTCCTTTAGTTAAATAAACTAATGGATGGCTGAACTACAACGTATTGAAGAGGGAATCGTGAAGACCGACATCGGTacaaaaaatgtggaatagTAAGGACCAAAGTGCCAATGGCCAACCTCTATCTACACACGACATAATAAGTGAGTTGATTTAATGACTCTTACATTCATctggtaaaaaataaaaaatgtacaaattaATTGTTATGATATTATATCTGTGAATCCAGCATAGAAATTCATCGACGAGCAGCCATTACATTGAATTATCTATATGCATTAACAGATACTCCTGAATGTTGTTGGTGTATAGAAACTACCGCAGACCATGTGTCCACCAGGGGAGGCCAGACACGACACGAAGAAATGACACAAAAACTTTCTTggcaaaaaacaataaattcaaCAAATAGTATACTATGCCGTAGTTGGAAGTGCTGGATGGTCAAACCTTCAAGAGCCTCAGTCTCATAAGCCAAAGGCTTGGCTACCAAACGGTCCATGGTTTTGATGCGCTGGACGAGGAAAGTATCCTCGTTCACTTTGCAACCAAGGATTCTGACAATTTCGACGTGCTGAAATAATTGTGAACAAGacgatgttttaaaaattaattctccGAACAAATGTAGATTGAAGATTTACCGCCCACTCGTTCTGGCAACCAGCACCGCTAACAATATCGCATTGCATGCCAGGAGTGCTGATGTAGTTGAAGATTGGCAGAATTTGGCATTTGTCGAAGTCGCGGTTCTTAACGATTTCGTAGACGGGGAAACCCTCGCACAGCTCAGGAACAGCCAACAAGTTGGGGTTAGAAACCAACTGCTGCTTGGGGATACGGCTGATATAGTACCAAGTTTGGCATTCGCCACTGGTGCAACCCTGTTAAACGAAATTAATTAGTTCCGCTTGACAGTAAAACATTGCTGTAACTCTATATAATACCTCCATGGTGTAGTAGACGGTATTTTCGGCGTATTAAGAGTTGAGTTCTTCTTTGTGGAAGACACCGGAAGCTCCACTACGCTGCATTTGCAGTTGAGAGGCCAAGCCGCGCTTGAAGTTGGCGGTCCAAAGAGGCTCGGTCTTGCTGATAGCAACACTTTCGATCTgaaaaaggtaaacaaaatATGTAAAATTCGTTACATGAAAAATGTGTATCCATCTCTTACCTTGCCGTTGACAATCTTCATTTGGATGGGCTTCTCAAGGTGCTGCTCATCCATCAAGGGTACATCGCTTCCGGGGTTAGCCTTAACAAACTCTTCCAAAACAGCTTCATTGAACATTTTGCCAGTCAAGCCGCTCAACTGTTTAACACAATTTTAATCATGGAAATTACTGTTGTTATCATCATCTATTTGTAATTGTGACTTACAGCAACGTTGATGACGTTGTGATCTACGGGCTCAACGACCAAGCGGCCAGAGATGGATCCACCAGAGATCATGGGGCTGATACCCATCATACCGGTAGAAATGAAGCCGGAGTAGTCGTATTCGTAGATGCGACCAATTTTCCAAACTGTAattgaggaagaaaaatatttggaaaatgTTACTCAGCGTCACAAGTGGAGTTCTACATACCATTGCGGGTGGGAACGCTCGATATCAATTCAAAACCGTCATGGGGCTTGGCGGGTTTGACGGTTCTTTGCGAAATCTAACCAATCCTCCAATCCTTTCAATGGTTTCATCTCAACAGAGCGTTGATTGACGTTTTGACTGGGATTAATGGTTTGGTGGCAATTGTGTTCATGATGATGGTGGCAACCGGCCAGTTTTTCGTCAACttcgattttctcttctttaagATTGACGTTGGAAATAAGACCGCAAGCGATGTGATGAGCGCCTGAATTGCCGCTCTTGAGACTCTAGGGGCCATTACCATGACCCAAATCATCAACATTAGCGTGAATGACCAAAGCACGATAGAGAACGCTGTTGGGCTGGTCCTCGTACAGTGACATCACCTGGGATAGGATGCTGATTTTGGAACGGGAAACGGGGGTCGATGGAATTGCCTGTGTAATCATCGTTCATTGACAATATTAAACCACATTTACTTCCTAACATTTAACTCAATACGAAGGCTATATTTATTAGGAGAGCATAATTACCTTGGTGTTACCAAGATCACCAACGTGACGGTTAGCATCACGAGGGCCTCCGTGTTGTTTACCGGTCGGGTTAAAGTTTGACGTAAGTTAcgtcaaacattttcaaaatttgtgaaaaaaacgACCTAAGTAATgactaaagtaaaaaaattactagaataaaaaaaacgatctTCGTTTCACTGGCAGTTTTGCAGCTTTTTCACTACGATTGcaatcgttttttgttttgtcacaATCTTCTGAAGTGCAGTTCATTAAGTTTTCTATTAGTTCATTACCATTTTCTAAGGCTTCTTCACCAATAAGCGACTCATGCAGGAAAAACGAAGGCCTTTCCCACATTTTCCGCGGTTTTTTTAATAGTAACGAGCCTAagttcttttgatttctttaagTCTAGTTGAACTGGAGTAACTTGAATGGCACTAGTAACGGATTGAGAGATTCTTAACGGTTTTGAAGGAGAATCAAAAGAAGCGTCACTTGAGAAAATGTTATGAAGCCCGGTATTGACATCATCGAATTCAGACGATGACGATTGTAATaccaaatcattttcttctcgttgAACTGAAAGATTTCTAGATGTAATGTAACAATTAACACATAGTCTTTGTCCTGGATAGACGTTGTCGAACGGCTGTTTTAATAGGAACTCTGAAACAGACTTGTATAAAAAAACTGATACATAGGTTTTTCAACAGGtgatttaaagaaataagGTTGATACGAAACAGCTGAAAAATGCATGGGGTCTGTGTTCTACAGTTCTGTAGCTCTAATACGCAGCTCCACAGTGCAATTGAaggagaaaatttaaatattcagaTCGTGCCTTTTGTATAAACATTTATGCAAAAACAATCCACAACgaacttcattttttcctccaATCTATACCTTAACAGACGTAGTACCTAGTTGACGATTATTAGTAGGGCTTCCACCCAAATTGCATTTGATTCGAATAGATTCAACTCGAATTCGTTTTTGAGATTTTCCGAATATTCAGTTCAACTCGAATCGGAAAAATCGAAATTCATATTCCtttaaattctgaatttttttggtAAATATTCGTGATTATTTACCCAAATATATTCAATTCCTGAATTAGGATTATATAGTATTGTGAATATTTGCGAATATTTGTGCAATTTGAGCCTAATTggaatttttagtttcattttcgACCGCTAGATGTGCCACCTCTTTTTCGTTAAACGAAGGGATGGGTTTGTTTTGAATCTTACAAATTGGCAAAAAACTCGTGTTGAAGTTCCACACAGTAGTCTGGCGTTTTCCATTCAGGAAGGAATGGAATGGCATGGCACCCCAGTGATCCTTGCCTTCCTTAATCTGGAAGGAATGGCACCCCAGTGATCCTTGCCTTCCTTAATCTCCTTATGCTATggtcacttctttttttatgtgtgaGAATATTCAAGCAATCTCGTCGTGCCACGATTGCGAAAGAAAGCGTCTATACCGGATAAGCCTAGCAGTAAAAATTTGAGTCGAATCTCTTCATTTCCTGTCTTGATTGGAAACGCACGAATTGATGGCGAAATTTTATTCATGATTGTTTTCTTAAAGTCTTGACGTCGACTTGCCAGTCATCCGTGTCGAACATTTTTTAGTCGCCATCCATAGTCTTGATACATGGATCCTCTCGTAAAAAGTGAATATGGATGAGGAGGGAGCAACTTCACCTTAATCTTCAGTGATTCAGCGGATGAGCCAATGGACGGTGCTCTCCTGTTCTAACACTTAGTTCCCTGAAGATGTAAGGTGTTGATGGTCGACGATGCGTCGGAAAAATCAGATCTCGTTCAGGATCTGCAAATGACAAATAAGACCGGTTAGTCTGATACGCACTTTACCGGAAAGAGACGAAATAGCTGGGctatttttttcctggctGTGGAGTTAGACCACACCGAGGAACTACGATCAGAGGCGAGCTGATTGTATAATGGGACCGTTCAGCAGAACCACCAGTTGAGCAAAACAATACACATGAACGTCCTTGTACGCCATTTTACGGAAGCGAGCATCCTGGCCGGAGGGCTCCCACTCTGGAGCGGGATTTACAACAACTGTATTACTCGCCATAAACTTTACGAGAAATaggtagaagaaaaatactgcATGAGTCTTTTTTGAGCTTAAGAGATCTTTCACAAAACGGTACAGCCATGGGTACAGCATCCTggcttcttctcctctttcaaactttttttgtacTAAATATAGAAGAATTACATTAATAGTTTCTTTGTCTGTAAGGTCCTTACAGTGACCACAAAGAATGCACTTTTAACATACCTCTAATCCATTTTGCGCAGCGATCTAGAACAAATTACGTACGCCGTCCTGCATTAGAGAAGAACATTCCACGTACGCAATTGCGCCAATCTCGGCCCCGACAGCTTCAGCCTGTTCTGCTAACACCGGCATTTGCCCCTTCTCTTCTAATTCTGtaattaacaaacaaacacttaaacaatcaaacaatcgAAATTATCATTGCAAACTAACCTGTAATAGTAACGACGTCGCTTCTCAGATCTTTTTTGTTCCCAACGAGAACAATTGGCGTGTTAGGACACCTACGATTGACTTCAAGCTTCCATATGGTTGGGATGTTTTACAAAGAGAGTGGGCATGCAATCGAGAAGCTGCCGATGAATCAACCGTGAAAAAATCTAACGATGAGAAATTAATTGTAATCGGTGAGACATTGCTTGTGCTCAGGTCGGAGGTCTTCTGCCGGAATCCATTCTTCAATCGGCTCCATAGATGAGAGTTCCATTTTAACCTTATCAGATATTTGataacaattaatttgaaacgTAGGCGTgatataaataacaaattactGTACCTGCTCAACACGACGCATCACgcgcagttttttttctaccagccaatttttctaaatcagTTTTGCTCCAACCGCGACGTAACAATTCCGCGAAGAGGTTGGGATACTTTGAAACATCATCCAAGTCAGTGGGAACCCTTCAAATATTAACCGGTCATTTTCCCTGCTCATTTGTCTTGTTAATAAATCATTTACCTATCAACTCCGTTAAAGTCACCACCGAGTCCAATGTAATCTTCCCCGATAACATTACGAATGTGTTCGATGTGGCGCACCACATCGTTGAGGCTTGCCGACTGACCGCAGGCGATGAATTCGTTTTAAAATACCACCATGATAATTCCGTCATTTTTCGCCTATAGTTACAGAAAGCTATATATGAATTATtactaaagaaaatttatggTAGGACTAACCAATCGACGAAGGATATGATCGGGCACGTTTCGAGTATTGTTGCAAACGGAAAATGCCCCCAAGTGACTGAAAATCACGGTCGCTTTCGACACGTTCAATACGTCTTCAATTGTCGAAACCGACACATGAGAAATGTCCACCATCATGCCCAAGCGATTCATCTCTTGGACTGTTGccttaataaatttaaacggACAAAAACTTGTataaaaatcaagaataacagcaatttaaaaaataaggaatataCTTCTCCAAAACCGGTAAGTCCGTCGTGAATAGGTTCCTGACCCGGGTTATCCAGCTGTGAATTGTCAGCCCTTAaagaatatatatttttttaaaatatgtaatTGATCAAATTAATGACAGTTAAAGATTAGATCTGTATACCATGGAGTCGGACACGAATGGGTGAGAGTCATGTAACGAACTCCGAGTCGATAGAAAGTGCGCAAAACACCGGGGGAATTTCCAATGGAGTGACCACCTTCAACTCCGATCAGACTGGAAATTTTACCCGATGCAAAGATGTCCTCAATTTCTATATGTAAATGTAAAGTGATTGTTCACAAGTTGTCTGACCGCACCGGTGTCAAGTTATATGTTTAATACCTTGAGCTGTGGTGGCTAGTTGAAAAGTGTCTGAATACAAGTCAATCAAGCGATAGATGAGATCAATTTGTTCGATCGTATTTTGCGGCGAATCATTGTGCTGAGTATTGCAATTCGTATACGCCACCCAAAACTATGACAGAgagattaattaaaaaatgattcaattcATGTATAATAGTCAAGAGAGTCAAATTACCTGAGCGCCCAGCTTCTCTTGGCGGAGACGGAGAATGTCAGTATGCGACGAAGGATCAGATTTTCAAGGATTCTTATCTGCATGATCTGTCAAATTGAAGCTAGCAGTTGACTCTCGGCCAGGAGTCGAATAACGTGCGGTAAATCATTATGCCTATATTTGCAAAGAATTCAATTATACATAGTGATTCAAAGCGGAGAATTATTCCAAAATGGACATACCCGTCAATGAGAGGAACGCACTCGAGAATTTGACGTGCAATCGTCGGCtcgtcattttgatttgaggCCAATTTATGGAATTCAGCTTGAAAAACCTTTAATTCGTTCTCCATAAGGGGTTCCGCCATTTGATTCAATGTAATTCCAAAATTTTCGTCAATGGACCTGTGAATCAACTTCCAGGGAAATCCTGACACTCCGTAAAAACTGGCCGCCAACACAACAATCAACGCGCTCAACAATATTtccatctttatttttcaaattaattaaattagaCTAATTTTTCATTGGTGAACTTGTCGGCCAAGAGGCTGGCTGAGCAATGACTCGAAGAGGGGGCATACAGTTCACTGAAAAGCGGGGACAACTAGAACAAATATCTGTGAGGCCAGGCTAAAAATAGTTTCAAGATCATGAAGAAGGGTCTGGAACTTATTACCTATACTAACATTGTAAAACTGCTTCGTTGGCGGAAACAAGGTCCCCTTTCTTAGCGACCACATTTGTGCACTTGAcaacaaagttttaaaatctaaCATAAACAAAGTCGGTtgataaataagaaaaaatacgaTTGGTTTTCCTATCATCATGAAAATCATGTCTAGATTGAAGGCCACGCTTGTTCATTGGGTATGATAACAAGAAATTGGGATTTTCCAGATGATTTATAAGCGCATTTCTCTCGCGAGCTTTTATTATACTCATATTCGGCCCGGCAAAAATAGTGCTTCCTGGAACTCGTTCCATGTTGTTTCTCAAGGGCAGCCAAGGATGATCGGGTCTCCTGACAACCGATTTGTATGTTAACATACGTTGCTATACCTGGCGCATGGGCGGCTACTAAAAGCTCAGCGCTTTTTTGTGTTCCTCAATTCCTCTCGGTTTTTGACCATCTTAAGCCGTTTTTATTGGGATAAAGACACGAATTCAAGTAAGCAACCACGGAAAAATCATTAACTTGTTtactagtttttattttgaagttcaaagagaaactttttatttacaaGATAATGCCTTTCGAAGACCGAAACGATTTTGTAGTCAggagaattttgaatttaggCAGAGACAACAGAGACTTTCCTTGCTTTTCAGTATTGGACTAACGATGTGTGAAATGCCTGAGGTTgaaaaagcacaaaaaaattttgtcgacGCATGGGTGGGCTTAG
Protein-coding sequences here:
- the LOC124195640 gene encoding uncharacterized protein LOC124195640, whose amino-acid sequence is MMGISPMISGGSISGRLVVEPVDHNVINVALSGLTGKMFNEAVLEEFVKANPGSDVPLMDEQHLEKPIQMKIVNGKIESVAISKTEPLWTANFKRGLASQLQMQRSGASGVFHKEELNS